From a region of the Calliphora vicina chromosome 4, idCalVici1.1, whole genome shotgun sequence genome:
- the fne gene encoding ELAV-like protein 2 isoform X5 produces MTNAMDIVKNGSTNGSVDGNSDESRTNLIVNYLPQTMTQEEMRSLFSSIGELESCKLVRDKVSGNLVLPASLTALNPALQQGQSLGYGFVNYVRPEDAEKAVNTLNGLRLQNKVIKVSYARPSSESIKGANLYVSGLPKNLSQPDLESLFAPYGKIITSRILCDNISGLSKGVGFIRFDQRNEAERAIQELNGKTPKGYTEPITVKFANNPSNSAKAQIPPPLAAYLTPQAAAATRRLAAGALPSAGRIRYSPLAGDLLANSILPGNAMTGSGWCIFVYNLAPETEENVLWQLFGPFGAVQSVKVIRDLQTSKCKGFGFVTMTNYDEAVVAIQSLNGYTLGNRVLQVSFKTNKTKTS; encoded by the exons ATGACCAATGCCATGGATATTGTCAAGAATGGCAGCACCAATGGGTCTGTCGATGGCAACTCAGATGAGTCGCGCACCAATCTAATTGTCAACTATCTGCCGCAAACAATGACCCAAGAGGAGATGCGCTCCTTGTTCTCCAGCATTGGAGAGCTGGAGAGTTGCAAGCTGGTGCGCGATAAAGTCTCAGGTAATTTGG ttttgcCAGCCTCTTTGACAGCTTTAAATCCAGCTTTACAGCAag GTCAGAGTTTGGGCTATGGTTTCGTTAACTATGTACGGCCAGAGGATGCTGAGAAGGCGGTCAACACTTTGAATGGTTTGCGTTTACAAAATAAGGTGATTAAAGTATCATACGCCCGTCCAAGTTCGGAATCAATCAAGGGTGCTAATTTATATGTATCGGGTCTTCCCAAAAATCTATCACAACCAGACTTGGAATCATTATTTGCACCATATGGCAAAATAATAACATCTCGTATACTCTGTGATAATATATCGG gtcTCTCAAAGGGTGTTGGTTTTATACGTTTTGATCAACGCAACGAAGCCGAACGTGCAATACAAGAACTGAATGGTAAAACTCCTAAAGGTTATACAGAACCTATAACTGTTAAATTTGCCAATAATCCAAGCAATAGTGCTAAAGCCCAAATCCCACCACCATTGGCGGCTTATCTAACACCACAAGCAGCTGCTGCTACGCGACGTTTAGCTGCCGGCGCTTTGCCCTCAGCTGGTCGCATTAG ATACTCTCCCTTGGCTGGTGATCTATTGGCCAATTCTATACTGCCCGGTAATGCTATGACCGGCTCGGGTTGgtgtatatttgtgtataatCTGGCCCCGGAAACGGAGGAGAATGTGTTGTGGCAATTGTTTGGACCATTTGGTGCCGTCCAATCGGTTAAGGTTATACGTGACCTGCAGACCAGCAAATGCAAAGGTTTCGGTTTCGTTACCATGACCAACTATGATGAAGCGGTTGTGGCTATACAATCATTGAATGGTTATACTTTAGGCAATCGTGTTTTGCAAGTTAGTTTTAAGACCAACAAAACCAAAACATCTTAA
- the fne gene encoding ELAV-like protein 2 isoform X6, with product MTNAMDIVKNGSTNGSVDGNSDESRTNLIVNYLPQTMTQEEMRSLFSSIGELESCKLVRDKVSVLPASLTALNPALQQGQSLGYGFVNYVRPEDAEKAVNTLNGLRLQNKVIKVSYARPSSESIKGANLYVSGLPKNLSQPDLESLFAPYGKIITSRILCDNISGLSKGVGFIRFDQRNEAERAIQELNGKTPKGYTEPITVKFANNPSNSAKAQIPPPLAAYLTPQAAAATRRLAAGALPSAGRIRYSPLAGDLLANSILPGNAMTGSGWCIFVYNLAPETEENVLWQLFGPFGAVQSVKVIRDLQTSKCKGFGFVTMTNYDEAVVAIQSLNGYTLGNRVLQVSFKTNKTKTS from the exons ATGACCAATGCCATGGATATTGTCAAGAATGGCAGCACCAATGGGTCTGTCGATGGCAACTCAGATGAGTCGCGCACCAATCTAATTGTCAACTATCTGCCGCAAACAATGACCCAAGAGGAGATGCGCTCCTTGTTCTCCAGCATTGGAGAGCTGGAGAGTTGCAAGCTGGTGCGCGATAAAGTCTCAG ttttgcCAGCCTCTTTGACAGCTTTAAATCCAGCTTTACAGCAag GTCAGAGTTTGGGCTATGGTTTCGTTAACTATGTACGGCCAGAGGATGCTGAGAAGGCGGTCAACACTTTGAATGGTTTGCGTTTACAAAATAAGGTGATTAAAGTATCATACGCCCGTCCAAGTTCGGAATCAATCAAGGGTGCTAATTTATATGTATCGGGTCTTCCCAAAAATCTATCACAACCAGACTTGGAATCATTATTTGCACCATATGGCAAAATAATAACATCTCGTATACTCTGTGATAATATATCGG gtcTCTCAAAGGGTGTTGGTTTTATACGTTTTGATCAACGCAACGAAGCCGAACGTGCAATACAAGAACTGAATGGTAAAACTCCTAAAGGTTATACAGAACCTATAACTGTTAAATTTGCCAATAATCCAAGCAATAGTGCTAAAGCCCAAATCCCACCACCATTGGCGGCTTATCTAACACCACAAGCAGCTGCTGCTACGCGACGTTTAGCTGCCGGCGCTTTGCCCTCAGCTGGTCGCATTAG ATACTCTCCCTTGGCTGGTGATCTATTGGCCAATTCTATACTGCCCGGTAATGCTATGACCGGCTCGGGTTGgtgtatatttgtgtataatCTGGCCCCGGAAACGGAGGAGAATGTGTTGTGGCAATTGTTTGGACCATTTGGTGCCGTCCAATCGGTTAAGGTTATACGTGACCTGCAGACCAGCAAATGCAAAGGTTTCGGTTTCGTTACCATGACCAACTATGATGAAGCGGTTGTGGCTATACAATCATTGAATGGTTATACTTTAGGCAATCGTGTTTTGCAAGTTAGTTTTAAGACCAACAAAACCAAAACATCTTAA
- the fne gene encoding ELAV-like protein 3 isoform X3 yields the protein MTNAMDIVKNGSTNGSVDGNSDESRTNLIVNYLPQTMTQEEMRSLFSSIGELESCKLVRDKVSGNLVLPASLTALNPALQQGQSLGYGFVNYVRPEDAEKAVNTLNGLRLQNKVIKVSYARPSSESIKGANLYVSGLPKNLSQPDLESLFAPYGKIITSRILCDNISDVKPLTIKQEIDVLANKITGEFGLSKGVGFIRFDQRNEAERAIQELNGKTPKGYTEPITVKFANNPSNSAKAQIPPPLAAYLTPQAAAATRRLAAGALPSAGRIRYSPLAGDLLANSILPGNAMTGSGWCIFVYNLAPETEENVLWQLFGPFGAVQSVKVIRDLQTSKCKGFGFVTMTNYDEAVVAIQSLNGYTLGNRVLQVSFKTNKTKTS from the exons ATGACCAATGCCATGGATATTGTCAAGAATGGCAGCACCAATGGGTCTGTCGATGGCAACTCAGATGAGTCGCGCACCAATCTAATTGTCAACTATCTGCCGCAAACAATGACCCAAGAGGAGATGCGCTCCTTGTTCTCCAGCATTGGAGAGCTGGAGAGTTGCAAGCTGGTGCGCGATAAAGTCTCAGGTAATTTGG ttttgcCAGCCTCTTTGACAGCTTTAAATCCAGCTTTACAGCAag GTCAGAGTTTGGGCTATGGTTTCGTTAACTATGTACGGCCAGAGGATGCTGAGAAGGCGGTCAACACTTTGAATGGTTTGCGTTTACAAAATAAGGTGATTAAAGTATCATACGCCCGTCCAAGTTCGGAATCAATCAAGGGTGCTAATTTATATGTATCGGGTCTTCCCAAAAATCTATCACAACCAGACTTGGAATCATTATTTGCACCATATGGCAAAATAATAACATCTCGTATACTCTGTGATAATATATCGG atGTTAAACCTTTAACTATAAAGCAAGAAATTG ATGTTTTAGCTAACAAAATTACAGGagaatttg gtcTCTCAAAGGGTGTTGGTTTTATACGTTTTGATCAACGCAACGAAGCCGAACGTGCAATACAAGAACTGAATGGTAAAACTCCTAAAGGTTATACAGAACCTATAACTGTTAAATTTGCCAATAATCCAAGCAATAGTGCTAAAGCCCAAATCCCACCACCATTGGCGGCTTATCTAACACCACAAGCAGCTGCTGCTACGCGACGTTTAGCTGCCGGCGCTTTGCCCTCAGCTGGTCGCATTAG ATACTCTCCCTTGGCTGGTGATCTATTGGCCAATTCTATACTGCCCGGTAATGCTATGACCGGCTCGGGTTGgtgtatatttgtgtataatCTGGCCCCGGAAACGGAGGAGAATGTGTTGTGGCAATTGTTTGGACCATTTGGTGCCGTCCAATCGGTTAAGGTTATACGTGACCTGCAGACCAGCAAATGCAAAGGTTTCGGTTTCGTTACCATGACCAACTATGATGAAGCGGTTGTGGCTATACAATCATTGAATGGTTATACTTTAGGCAATCGTGTTTTGCAAGTTAGTTTTAAGACCAACAAAACCAAAACATCTTAA
- the fne gene encoding ELAV-like protein 2 isoform X1, whose protein sequence is MTNAMDIVKNGSTNGSVDGNSDESRTNLIVNYLPQTMTQEEMRSLFSSIGELESCKLVRDKVSGNLVLPASLTALNPALQQGQSLGYGFVNYVRPEDAEKAVNTLNGLRLQNKVIKVSYARPSSESIKGANLYVSGLPKNLSQPDLESLFAPYGKIITSRILCDNISDVKPLTIKQEIDVLANKITGEFGLSKGVGFIRFDQRNEAERAIQELNGKTPKGYTEPITVKFANNPSNSAKAQIPPPLAAYLTPQAAAATRRLAAGALPSAGRISIGKSPMLAINKGLQRYSPLAGDLLANSILPGNAMTGSGWCIFVYNLAPETEENVLWQLFGPFGAVQSVKVIRDLQTSKCKGFGFVTMTNYDEAVVAIQSLNGYTLGNRVLQVSFKTNKTKTS, encoded by the exons ATGACCAATGCCATGGATATTGTCAAGAATGGCAGCACCAATGGGTCTGTCGATGGCAACTCAGATGAGTCGCGCACCAATCTAATTGTCAACTATCTGCCGCAAACAATGACCCAAGAGGAGATGCGCTCCTTGTTCTCCAGCATTGGAGAGCTGGAGAGTTGCAAGCTGGTGCGCGATAAAGTCTCAGGTAATTTGG ttttgcCAGCCTCTTTGACAGCTTTAAATCCAGCTTTACAGCAag GTCAGAGTTTGGGCTATGGTTTCGTTAACTATGTACGGCCAGAGGATGCTGAGAAGGCGGTCAACACTTTGAATGGTTTGCGTTTACAAAATAAGGTGATTAAAGTATCATACGCCCGTCCAAGTTCGGAATCAATCAAGGGTGCTAATTTATATGTATCGGGTCTTCCCAAAAATCTATCACAACCAGACTTGGAATCATTATTTGCACCATATGGCAAAATAATAACATCTCGTATACTCTGTGATAATATATCGG atGTTAAACCTTTAACTATAAAGCAAGAAATTG ATGTTTTAGCTAACAAAATTACAGGagaatttg gtcTCTCAAAGGGTGTTGGTTTTATACGTTTTGATCAACGCAACGAAGCCGAACGTGCAATACAAGAACTGAATGGTAAAACTCCTAAAGGTTATACAGAACCTATAACTGTTAAATTTGCCAATAATCCAAGCAATAGTGCTAAAGCCCAAATCCCACCACCATTGGCGGCTTATCTAACACCACAAGCAGCTGCTGCTACGCGACGTTTAGCTGCCGGCGCTTTGCCCTCAGCTGGTCGCATTAG caTTGGAAAAAGCCCGATGTTAGCGATTAACAAGGGTTTACAAAG ATACTCTCCCTTGGCTGGTGATCTATTGGCCAATTCTATACTGCCCGGTAATGCTATGACCGGCTCGGGTTGgtgtatatttgtgtataatCTGGCCCCGGAAACGGAGGAGAATGTGTTGTGGCAATTGTTTGGACCATTTGGTGCCGTCCAATCGGTTAAGGTTATACGTGACCTGCAGACCAGCAAATGCAAAGGTTTCGGTTTCGTTACCATGACCAACTATGATGAAGCGGTTGTGGCTATACAATCATTGAATGGTTATACTTTAGGCAATCGTGTTTTGCAAGTTAGTTTTAAGACCAACAAAACCAAAACATCTTAA
- the fne gene encoding ELAV-like protein 2 isoform X4, translating to MTNAMDIVKNGSTNGSVDGNSDESRTNLIVNYLPQTMTQEEMRSLFSSIGELESCKLVRDKVSGNLVLPASLTALNPALQQGQSLGYGFVNYVRPEDAEKAVNTLNGLRLQNKVIKVSYARPSSESIKGANLYVSGLPKNLSQPDLESLFAPYGKIITSRILCDNISGLSKGVGFIRFDQRNEAERAIQELNGKTPKGYTEPITVKFANNPSNSAKAQIPPPLAAYLTPQAAAATRRLAAGALPSAGRISIGKSPMLAINKGLQRYSPLAGDLLANSILPGNAMTGSGWCIFVYNLAPETEENVLWQLFGPFGAVQSVKVIRDLQTSKCKGFGFVTMTNYDEAVVAIQSLNGYTLGNRVLQVSFKTNKTKTS from the exons ATGACCAATGCCATGGATATTGTCAAGAATGGCAGCACCAATGGGTCTGTCGATGGCAACTCAGATGAGTCGCGCACCAATCTAATTGTCAACTATCTGCCGCAAACAATGACCCAAGAGGAGATGCGCTCCTTGTTCTCCAGCATTGGAGAGCTGGAGAGTTGCAAGCTGGTGCGCGATAAAGTCTCAGGTAATTTGG ttttgcCAGCCTCTTTGACAGCTTTAAATCCAGCTTTACAGCAag GTCAGAGTTTGGGCTATGGTTTCGTTAACTATGTACGGCCAGAGGATGCTGAGAAGGCGGTCAACACTTTGAATGGTTTGCGTTTACAAAATAAGGTGATTAAAGTATCATACGCCCGTCCAAGTTCGGAATCAATCAAGGGTGCTAATTTATATGTATCGGGTCTTCCCAAAAATCTATCACAACCAGACTTGGAATCATTATTTGCACCATATGGCAAAATAATAACATCTCGTATACTCTGTGATAATATATCGG gtcTCTCAAAGGGTGTTGGTTTTATACGTTTTGATCAACGCAACGAAGCCGAACGTGCAATACAAGAACTGAATGGTAAAACTCCTAAAGGTTATACAGAACCTATAACTGTTAAATTTGCCAATAATCCAAGCAATAGTGCTAAAGCCCAAATCCCACCACCATTGGCGGCTTATCTAACACCACAAGCAGCTGCTGCTACGCGACGTTTAGCTGCCGGCGCTTTGCCCTCAGCTGGTCGCATTAG caTTGGAAAAAGCCCGATGTTAGCGATTAACAAGGGTTTACAAAG ATACTCTCCCTTGGCTGGTGATCTATTGGCCAATTCTATACTGCCCGGTAATGCTATGACCGGCTCGGGTTGgtgtatatttgtgtataatCTGGCCCCGGAAACGGAGGAGAATGTGTTGTGGCAATTGTTTGGACCATTTGGTGCCGTCCAATCGGTTAAGGTTATACGTGACCTGCAGACCAGCAAATGCAAAGGTTTCGGTTTCGTTACCATGACCAACTATGATGAAGCGGTTGTGGCTATACAATCATTGAATGGTTATACTTTAGGCAATCGTGTTTTGCAAGTTAGTTTTAAGACCAACAAAACCAAAACATCTTAA
- the fne gene encoding ELAV-like protein 2 isoform X2 produces MTNAMDIVKNGSTNGSVDGNSDESRTNLIVNYLPQTMTQEEMRSLFSSIGELESCKLVRDKVSVLPASLTALNPALQQGQSLGYGFVNYVRPEDAEKAVNTLNGLRLQNKVIKVSYARPSSESIKGANLYVSGLPKNLSQPDLESLFAPYGKIITSRILCDNISDVKPLTIKQEIDVLANKITGEFGLSKGVGFIRFDQRNEAERAIQELNGKTPKGYTEPITVKFANNPSNSAKAQIPPPLAAYLTPQAAAATRRLAAGALPSAGRISIGKSPMLAINKGLQRYSPLAGDLLANSILPGNAMTGSGWCIFVYNLAPETEENVLWQLFGPFGAVQSVKVIRDLQTSKCKGFGFVTMTNYDEAVVAIQSLNGYTLGNRVLQVSFKTNKTKTS; encoded by the exons ATGACCAATGCCATGGATATTGTCAAGAATGGCAGCACCAATGGGTCTGTCGATGGCAACTCAGATGAGTCGCGCACCAATCTAATTGTCAACTATCTGCCGCAAACAATGACCCAAGAGGAGATGCGCTCCTTGTTCTCCAGCATTGGAGAGCTGGAGAGTTGCAAGCTGGTGCGCGATAAAGTCTCAG ttttgcCAGCCTCTTTGACAGCTTTAAATCCAGCTTTACAGCAag GTCAGAGTTTGGGCTATGGTTTCGTTAACTATGTACGGCCAGAGGATGCTGAGAAGGCGGTCAACACTTTGAATGGTTTGCGTTTACAAAATAAGGTGATTAAAGTATCATACGCCCGTCCAAGTTCGGAATCAATCAAGGGTGCTAATTTATATGTATCGGGTCTTCCCAAAAATCTATCACAACCAGACTTGGAATCATTATTTGCACCATATGGCAAAATAATAACATCTCGTATACTCTGTGATAATATATCGG atGTTAAACCTTTAACTATAAAGCAAGAAATTG ATGTTTTAGCTAACAAAATTACAGGagaatttg gtcTCTCAAAGGGTGTTGGTTTTATACGTTTTGATCAACGCAACGAAGCCGAACGTGCAATACAAGAACTGAATGGTAAAACTCCTAAAGGTTATACAGAACCTATAACTGTTAAATTTGCCAATAATCCAAGCAATAGTGCTAAAGCCCAAATCCCACCACCATTGGCGGCTTATCTAACACCACAAGCAGCTGCTGCTACGCGACGTTTAGCTGCCGGCGCTTTGCCCTCAGCTGGTCGCATTAG caTTGGAAAAAGCCCGATGTTAGCGATTAACAAGGGTTTACAAAG ATACTCTCCCTTGGCTGGTGATCTATTGGCCAATTCTATACTGCCCGGTAATGCTATGACCGGCTCGGGTTGgtgtatatttgtgtataatCTGGCCCCGGAAACGGAGGAGAATGTGTTGTGGCAATTGTTTGGACCATTTGGTGCCGTCCAATCGGTTAAGGTTATACGTGACCTGCAGACCAGCAAATGCAAAGGTTTCGGTTTCGTTACCATGACCAACTATGATGAAGCGGTTGTGGCTATACAATCATTGAATGGTTATACTTTAGGCAATCGTGTTTTGCAAGTTAGTTTTAAGACCAACAAAACCAAAACATCTTAA